The Candidatus Saccharimonadia bacterium nucleotide sequence AAGTGCCGAGGAGCGCATAGGCTATTAACGCCGGAACTATCGTGTAGAGACCCATGATCGGCGGGACACCGACGATACCGGCATAGGCCATGCCCTCAGGTACCATGACGGCCCAGAGCGCA carries:
- a CDS encoding SulP family inorganic anion transporter, translated to MPISAKVASLLHRSFPILSWIPAYRREWLVSDVFAGLALWAVMVPEGMAYAGIVGVPPIMGLYTIVPALIAYALLGT